The following coding sequences lie in one Zingiber officinale cultivar Zhangliang chromosome 2B, Zo_v1.1, whole genome shotgun sequence genomic window:
- the LOC122045634 gene encoding jasmonate-induced oxygenase 2-like isoform X1, with product MDCLRDWPEPIVRVQSLSESGAEIIPARYVKPPAERPSVGPPGVNEACIPVVDLALLEDGADASSCDAATVKAIADACRGAGFFQAVNHGVSPGLLRRAREVWRGFFHLPMEEKQRYANLPNTYEGYGSRLGVDKGAILDWGDYYFLHFLPLCLINHQKWPALPPTLRLMNEYRETTDEYGEELTKLCRRILRALSMGLGLEADRLPEAFDEEGVCMRVNFYPKCPQPDLTLGLSAHSDPGGITILLVDDHVAGLQVRKDNSWITVRPLPDAFIVNVGDQIQVLSNATYKSVEHRVTVNAASERLSMAFFYNPRSDIPIGPIPELVSPARPALYQPMTYDQYRLFIRQRGPRGKKLAG from the exons ATGGATTGCCTGCGGGACTGGCCGGAGCCGATCGTGCGCGTGCAGTCCTTGTCGGAGAGCGGCGCGGAGATCATCCCCGCGCGCTACGTGAAGCCTCCGGCGGAGCGCCCCTCCGTCGGGCCCCCCGGCGTCAACGAGGCCTGCATCCCCGTGGTGGACCTCGCGCTGCTCGAGGACGGCGCAGACGCCTCCTCCTGCGATGCCGCCACCGTGAAGGCTATCGCGGACGCGTGCCGCGGGGCGGGGTTCTTCCAGGCGGTGAACCACGGGGTGAGCCCCGGGTTGCTCCGCCGTGCGCGCGAGGTGTGGCGCGGCTTCTTCCACCTCCCCATGGAGGAGAAGCAGCGCTACGCCAACTTGCCCAACACTTACGAGGGCTACGGCAGCCGCCTCGGGGTCGACAAGGGGGCCATTTTGGACTGGGGAGACTACTACTTTCTCCACTTCCTCCCCCTCTGCTTGATAAACCACCAAAAGTGGCCCGCTCTGCCTCCCACGCTAAG ATTGATGAATGAATACAGAGAGACGACAGACGAGTACGGCGAGGAATTGACGAAGCTGTGCCGGAGAATACTGAGGGCATTGTCGATGGGGCTGGGACTGGAGGCTGACCGGCTGCCGGAGGCTTTCGACGAGGAAGGGGTGTGCATGAGAGTGAACTTCTACCCCAAGTGCCCGCAGCCGGATCTCACGCTCGGCCTCTCGGCCCACTCCGACCCCGGCGGAATCACCATCCTCCTCGTTGACGACCACGTCGCCGGGCTCCAGGTCCGCAAGGACAACTCCTGGATCACCGTCCGGCCGCTCCCCGACGCCTTCATCGTCAACGTGGGCGACCAGATTCAG GTGTTGAGCAACGCGACGTACAAGAGCGTGGAGCACCGCGTGACGGTTAACGCCGCCAGCGAGCGCCTGTCCATGGCCTTCTTCTATAACCCGCGGAGCGACATCCCCATCGGGCCCATCCCGGAGCTGGTCTCCCCCGCCCGTCCCGCTCTCTACCAACCCATGACCTACGACCAATACCGCCTCTTCATCCGGCAGAGAGGCCCGCGCGGCAAAAAACTAGCCGGATGA
- the LOC122045634 gene encoding jasmonate-induced oxygenase 2-like isoform X2, whose translation MDCLRDWPEPIVRVQSLSESGAEIIPARYVKPPAERPSVGPPGVNEACIPVVDLALLEDGADASSCDAATVKAIADACRGAGFFQAVNHGVSPGLLRRAREVWRGFFHLPMEEKQRYANLPNTYEGYGSRLGVDKGAILDWGDYYFLHFLPLCLINHQKWPALPPTLRETTDEYGEELTKLCRRILRALSMGLGLEADRLPEAFDEEGVCMRVNFYPKCPQPDLTLGLSAHSDPGGITILLVDDHVAGLQVRKDNSWITVRPLPDAFIVNVGDQIQVLSNATYKSVEHRVTVNAASERLSMAFFYNPRSDIPIGPIPELVSPARPALYQPMTYDQYRLFIRQRGPRGKKLAG comes from the exons ATGGATTGCCTGCGGGACTGGCCGGAGCCGATCGTGCGCGTGCAGTCCTTGTCGGAGAGCGGCGCGGAGATCATCCCCGCGCGCTACGTGAAGCCTCCGGCGGAGCGCCCCTCCGTCGGGCCCCCCGGCGTCAACGAGGCCTGCATCCCCGTGGTGGACCTCGCGCTGCTCGAGGACGGCGCAGACGCCTCCTCCTGCGATGCCGCCACCGTGAAGGCTATCGCGGACGCGTGCCGCGGGGCGGGGTTCTTCCAGGCGGTGAACCACGGGGTGAGCCCCGGGTTGCTCCGCCGTGCGCGCGAGGTGTGGCGCGGCTTCTTCCACCTCCCCATGGAGGAGAAGCAGCGCTACGCCAACTTGCCCAACACTTACGAGGGCTACGGCAGCCGCCTCGGGGTCGACAAGGGGGCCATTTTGGACTGGGGAGACTACTACTTTCTCCACTTCCTCCCCCTCTGCTTGATAAACCACCAAAAGTGGCCCGCTCTGCCTCCCACGCTAAG AGAGACGACAGACGAGTACGGCGAGGAATTGACGAAGCTGTGCCGGAGAATACTGAGGGCATTGTCGATGGGGCTGGGACTGGAGGCTGACCGGCTGCCGGAGGCTTTCGACGAGGAAGGGGTGTGCATGAGAGTGAACTTCTACCCCAAGTGCCCGCAGCCGGATCTCACGCTCGGCCTCTCGGCCCACTCCGACCCCGGCGGAATCACCATCCTCCTCGTTGACGACCACGTCGCCGGGCTCCAGGTCCGCAAGGACAACTCCTGGATCACCGTCCGGCCGCTCCCCGACGCCTTCATCGTCAACGTGGGCGACCAGATTCAG GTGTTGAGCAACGCGACGTACAAGAGCGTGGAGCACCGCGTGACGGTTAACGCCGCCAGCGAGCGCCTGTCCATGGCCTTCTTCTATAACCCGCGGAGCGACATCCCCATCGGGCCCATCCCGGAGCTGGTCTCCCCCGCCCGTCCCGCTCTCTACCAACCCATGACCTACGACCAATACCGCCTCTTCATCCGGCAGAGAGGCCCGCGCGGCAAAAAACTAGCCGGATGA